One genomic window of Luteitalea pratensis includes the following:
- the glgB gene encoding 1,4-alpha-glucan branching protein GlgB, giving the protein MVTFLDPSLRSILNATHGDPFAVLGPHVQRGRLVIRAFLPRASAVRAIVAGASRSGHDMAVKHPEGLFEVTIDDVTTLAPYRFEVTWRDSGEVTIVEDPYRFGLLLGDLDLYLIGEGRHQQLNRVLGAHPAVIDHVAGTRFAVWAPNARRVSVVGDWNGWDGRVQPMRQRLPQGVWELFVPGVAAGARYKFELAPAAGGPPFLKADPCAAAGEHPPATASVVCGESEHVWQDGEWIAQRALRREALDQPMAIYEVHLGSWARSADGEFLSYAELATRLAAHVQRIGFTHVELLPVLEFPYDGSWGYQVTGFFAPTSRFGSPDDFRAFVDTLHRAGIGVILDWVPGHFPKDAHGLARFDGTALYEHADPRQGEHMDWGTLIFNYGRNEVRNFLTASALAWIEDFHLDGLRVDAVASMLYLDYSRNEGEWVPNAYGGRENLDAVSFLQQLNALVHERHPGVVTIAEESTAWPGVSRPVHLGGLGFTYKWNMGWMHDILTYASKDAIHRRWEHTHLTFSMLYAYNENFVLPFSHDEVVHGKRSLIDKMPGDSWQKAANLRALYGYMFTHPGKKLLFQGCEFGQWREWNHAESLPWFLLDHAPHDGILRFVGDLAHLYRREPSLYQRDYDYTGFQWIDCNDNENSVISYIRRATDHNDLVVVVMNFTPVPRERYVVGVPRAGRYDEILNSDASSYGGSNMGNGGHVMTIGEPAHGHAQSLSVSLPPLSCLVLKPS; this is encoded by the coding sequence ATGGTGACCTTTCTCGATCCGTCCCTGCGATCCATCCTCAACGCCACCCACGGCGATCCGTTTGCCGTGCTCGGTCCACACGTCCAACGCGGACGGTTGGTGATTCGCGCCTTCCTGCCGCGCGCGTCGGCCGTGCGGGCCATCGTCGCGGGTGCATCGCGTTCGGGGCACGACATGGCCGTGAAGCATCCCGAAGGCCTGTTCGAGGTCACGATCGACGACGTGACGACGCTGGCGCCCTACCGGTTCGAAGTGACGTGGCGCGACAGCGGCGAGGTCACGATCGTCGAGGATCCGTATCGATTCGGTCTCCTGCTCGGCGATCTCGATCTCTACTTGATCGGTGAGGGCCGCCACCAGCAATTGAACCGCGTCCTTGGCGCGCACCCGGCAGTGATCGATCACGTCGCCGGGACTCGCTTTGCGGTGTGGGCGCCCAATGCCCGCCGGGTCAGCGTCGTCGGCGACTGGAACGGATGGGACGGGCGGGTCCAACCGATGCGACAACGGCTTCCGCAAGGCGTGTGGGAACTGTTCGTGCCAGGCGTCGCCGCCGGCGCGCGCTACAAGTTCGAACTCGCGCCAGCCGCTGGCGGGCCGCCGTTTCTCAAGGCCGATCCGTGCGCCGCGGCTGGCGAACATCCACCGGCGACCGCGTCGGTCGTCTGCGGCGAAAGCGAGCACGTCTGGCAGGACGGCGAGTGGATCGCGCAACGGGCCTTGCGCCGCGAGGCGCTCGATCAGCCGATGGCAATCTACGAGGTGCACCTCGGGTCGTGGGCCCGGAGCGCCGACGGCGAGTTCCTTTCGTACGCCGAGCTCGCGACACGCCTGGCCGCGCACGTCCAACGCATCGGCTTCACGCATGTCGAACTGCTGCCGGTGCTGGAGTTCCCCTACGACGGCTCCTGGGGCTACCAGGTCACGGGGTTCTTCGCGCCGACGAGCCGGTTCGGATCGCCCGACGACTTCCGCGCCTTCGTCGACACCCTCCATCGCGCCGGCATCGGTGTGATCCTGGACTGGGTCCCCGGGCACTTTCCCAAGGACGCGCACGGTCTCGCACGGTTCGACGGCACCGCGCTCTACGAGCACGCCGACCCGCGACAAGGCGAGCACATGGACTGGGGCACGCTGATCTTCAACTACGGGCGCAACGAGGTGCGCAACTTCCTTACGGCGAGCGCGCTCGCCTGGATCGAGGACTTCCACCTCGATGGGCTGCGCGTGGATGCCGTCGCCTCGATGCTGTACCTCGATTACTCGCGCAACGAGGGCGAGTGGGTGCCCAACGCGTACGGCGGCCGCGAGAACCTCGACGCGGTGTCCTTCCTGCAGCAACTCAACGCCCTGGTGCACGAGCGCCATCCTGGCGTGGTGACCATCGCAGAGGAGTCGACCGCGTGGCCGGGTGTGAGCCGGCCCGTGCATCTCGGCGGCCTCGGATTCACCTACAAGTGGAACATGGGCTGGATGCACGACATCCTGACCTACGCCTCCAAGGACGCGATCCACCGCCGCTGGGAGCACACGCACCTGACGTTCTCGATGCTGTATGCCTACAACGAGAACTTCGTCCTGCCGTTCTCGCACGACGAGGTCGTGCACGGGAAGCGCTCGCTGATCGACAAGATGCCGGGCGACTCGTGGCAGAAGGCCGCGAACCTGCGCGCGCTCTATGGCTACATGTTCACGCACCCGGGCAAGAAGCTGCTGTTCCAGGGGTGCGAGTTCGGCCAATGGCGCGAGTGGAATCACGCCGAATCGCTGCCGTGGTTCCTGCTCGACCACGCCCCGCACGACGGCATCCTGCGCTTTGTCGGCGACCTCGCGCACCTCTACCGGCGGGAGCCATCGCTGTACCAACGCGACTACGACTACACCGGGTTCCAGTGGATCGATTGCAACGACAACGAGAACAGCGTGATCTCCTACATCAGGCGGGCGACCGATCACAACGACCTCGTCGTCGTGGTGATGAATTTCACGCCGGTGCCACGCGAGCGGTACGTCGTCGGCGTACCCAGGGCCGGTCGGTATGACGAGATCTTGAACAGCGACGCGTCCAGCTACGGAGGCAGCAACATGGGCAACGGCGGACATGTCATGACCATCGGCGAGCCCGCGCACGGCCACGCCCAGTCGCTGAGCGTGAGCCTCCCCCCGCTCAGCTGCCTGGTCCTGAAACCTTCGTAA